A portion of the Natronococcus sp. AD-5 genome contains these proteins:
- the aspS gene encoding aspartate--tRNA(Asn) ligase — MQDRTYTADAEPGDEVTVAGWVHEIRDLGGIAFLILRDATGKIQIKFEKDEMDEDLVETGLGVSRESVVKVSGGVEEEPRAPTGVEITPDSLEVVAPADPELPLDPSGKVDADLSTRLDNRTLDLRKAEVQAIFEIRAEILRATREAFREFRATEITTPKIVATGTEGGTELFPITYFGEEAFMNQSPQLFKQLIAGSNVERVFEIGPIFRAEEHNTPRHLNEATSIDFEGAFCDADDAMDVAEGVVRAAYEAVNENCSEALEALGLEEAFEIPESDFPRISYEEAIERINATGELDEQLVWGDDLSTEAEKALGQDVGGHYFITDWPSEIKPFYIKDHDDNEQLSTGFDLMHPRMELVSGGQREHRHDALIEGFEQQGLDPEQFEYYTKMFKYGMPPHAGFGLGGERLIMTILGLENIREAVLFPRDRQRLSP; from the coding sequence ATGCAGGACAGAACCTACACTGCCGACGCCGAGCCGGGCGACGAGGTCACCGTCGCCGGCTGGGTCCACGAGATTCGCGATCTCGGCGGCATCGCATTCTTGATCCTCCGGGACGCGACCGGGAAGATCCAGATCAAGTTCGAGAAAGACGAGATGGACGAGGACCTCGTCGAGACCGGACTCGGCGTCTCGCGCGAAAGCGTCGTGAAGGTCTCCGGCGGCGTCGAGGAGGAGCCCCGCGCGCCGACCGGCGTCGAGATCACGCCGGACTCGCTCGAGGTCGTCGCCCCCGCCGACCCCGAACTGCCGCTCGACCCGTCCGGAAAGGTCGACGCCGACCTCTCGACCCGGCTGGACAACCGCACTCTCGATCTGCGAAAAGCGGAAGTCCAGGCGATCTTCGAGATCCGCGCGGAGATCCTGCGCGCGACCCGCGAGGCGTTCCGGGAGTTCCGCGCGACGGAGATCACCACGCCGAAGATCGTCGCCACCGGTACCGAGGGCGGCACGGAACTCTTCCCGATCACCTACTTCGGCGAGGAGGCGTTCATGAACCAGTCGCCGCAGCTGTTCAAGCAGCTGATCGCCGGCTCCAACGTCGAGCGCGTCTTCGAGATCGGCCCCATCTTCCGCGCCGAAGAGCACAACACGCCGCGCCACCTGAACGAGGCGACCTCGATCGACTTCGAAGGCGCGTTCTGCGACGCCGACGACGCCATGGACGTCGCCGAGGGCGTCGTCAGGGCCGCCTACGAAGCGGTGAACGAGAACTGTAGCGAGGCGCTCGAGGCGCTCGGACTCGAAGAGGCGTTCGAAATTCCCGAGAGCGATTTCCCGCGCATCAGCTACGAGGAGGCCATCGAGCGCATCAACGCGACGGGCGAACTCGACGAGCAGCTCGTCTGGGGCGACGACCTCTCGACGGAAGCCGAGAAGGCGCTGGGTCAGGACGTCGGCGGCCACTACTTCATCACCGACTGGCCGAGCGAGATCAAGCCGTTCTACATCAAGGACCACGACGACAACGAGCAGCTCTCGACCGGCTTCGACCTGATGCACCCGCGGATGGAACTGGTTTCGGGCGGCCAGCGCGAACACCGCCACGACGCCCTCATCGAAGGATTTGAACAGCAGGGCCTCGACCCCGAGCAGTTCGAGTACTACACGAAGATGTTCAAGTACGGCATGCCGCCCCACGCCGGCTTCGGCCTCGGCGGCGAGCGCCTGATCATGACGATCCTCGGGCTCGAGAACATCCGCGAAGCGGTTCTCTTCCCGCGGGATCGCCAGCGTCTGTCGCCGTAG
- a CDS encoding pantoate kinase: MREEATAFVPGHITGFFSAHPDDDPTKAGSRGAGLTLTDGVEVTVEPATEPTVVLDGDPIEIDPVTTVLETLDAPARVEAESDLPLGAGFGVSGATALGTAFAANHVFERKLSRNELVTIAHGAEVQAGTGLGDVVAQAQGGVPIRLEPGGPQVNELDAIPARARVEYVTFGELSTADVLAGDTEALSAAGKTALSRIVDEPTLLSLLYASRQFAREAELLTPDVEAAIEDVAAVDGQASMAMLGETVFALGTGLSEAGYDPSVCATHPAGAVLK; encoded by the coding sequence ATGCGCGAGGAGGCGACGGCGTTCGTTCCGGGACACATCACGGGCTTTTTCAGCGCTCATCCGGACGACGACCCGACGAAGGCCGGCTCACGCGGTGCAGGACTGACGCTCACCGACGGCGTCGAGGTCACCGTCGAACCCGCGACCGAACCGACGGTCGTGCTCGACGGCGACCCGATCGAAATCGATCCGGTAACGACCGTCCTCGAGACGCTCGACGCGCCGGCCCGCGTCGAAGCCGAGTCCGATCTCCCGCTGGGCGCCGGCTTCGGCGTCTCGGGCGCGACGGCGCTCGGCACCGCATTCGCGGCGAACCACGTCTTCGAGCGAAAGCTCTCGCGAAACGAGCTGGTGACCATCGCCCACGGCGCCGAAGTGCAGGCCGGGACCGGTCTCGGCGACGTCGTCGCCCAGGCGCAGGGCGGCGTACCGATCCGGCTCGAGCCGGGCGGTCCGCAGGTCAACGAGCTCGACGCGATTCCCGCTCGAGCGCGCGTCGAGTACGTCACCTTCGGCGAACTCTCGACGGCGGACGTGCTCGCGGGCGACACCGAGGCGCTCTCGGCGGCCGGCAAAACGGCGCTGTCGCGGATCGTCGACGAGCCGACGCTGCTCTCCTTGCTGTACGCCTCGCGGCAGTTCGCCCGCGAGGCGGAGCTGTTGACTCCCGACGTCGAGGCGGCGATCGAGGACGTCGCGGCCGTCGACGGCCAGGCGTCGATGGCCATGCTCGGCGAGACCGTCTTCGCCCTGGGAACCGGGCTGTCCGAGGCCGGCTACGACCCGTCGGTCTGTGCGACCCATCCGGCCGGCGCGGTGCTCAAGTGA
- a CDS encoding phosphoglycerol geranylgeranyltransferase, with the protein MTAPWADWNHVLKLDPDKELPEGVTFGDLCATGTDAVEIGGTMGMTEENMTAVIEACAEHDVPLYQEPSNPSVVVENDALEGYFIPTVFNAGSPFWITEAHKEWVRIDDVDWDRTTTEAYIVLNPEADVATLTEADCDLGADDVAAYAKVAERMFGQEIVYVEYSGMLGDEGVVEAASEAVDESTLFYGGGVRDYDSAYAMAQYADVIVVGDLAHDEGVDALRETVEAANDA; encoded by the coding sequence ATGACTGCTCCCTGGGCCGATTGGAATCACGTTCTCAAGCTGGATCCGGACAAAGAGCTCCCCGAGGGCGTCACCTTCGGCGACCTCTGTGCGACCGGGACCGACGCCGTCGAGATCGGCGGCACGATGGGGATGACCGAGGAAAACATGACCGCGGTCATCGAGGCCTGCGCCGAACACGACGTCCCGCTCTACCAGGAGCCGTCGAACCCCAGCGTCGTCGTCGAGAACGACGCGCTCGAGGGCTACTTCATCCCGACGGTGTTCAACGCGGGTTCGCCGTTCTGGATCACCGAGGCGCACAAGGAGTGGGTCCGGATCGACGACGTCGACTGGGACCGGACGACGACCGAGGCCTACATCGTGCTGAACCCCGAGGCCGACGTCGCGACGCTCACCGAGGCCGACTGCGACCTCGGGGCCGACGACGTCGCGGCGTACGCGAAAGTCGCCGAGCGGATGTTCGGCCAGGAGATCGTCTACGTCGAGTACTCCGGCATGCTCGGCGACGAGGGCGTCGTCGAGGCCGCGAGCGAGGCCGTCGACGAGTCGACGCTGTTCTACGGCGGCGGCGTCCGCGACTACGATTCGGCCTACGCGATGGCCCAGTACGCGGACGTCATCGTCGTCGGCGACCTCGCACACGACGAGGGCGTCGACGCTCTCCGCGAGACGGTCGAGGCGGCCAACGACGCCTGA
- a CDS encoding cation:proton antiporter — MVLYDIALVIVGLAVLGTVALPRLLDNRPVSFPIVYVAFGVVVFALPLGLPAADPIEYGTVSERLTELGVIVALIGAGLKIDRPPGLKRWKSTWRLLAITMPLTIGAAVVLGWWAVGLTIPAAMLLGAVIAPTDPVLAADVQVDPPRKGESDEVRFALTSEAGLNDGLAFPFTYVAIATATVGVAPENWIVEWVLIDVFYKIGVGVLVGWLSGHLLAKFVFQYPASTQLARAMGGAEALAATLVSYGIAEIAGGYGFIAVFVGAVAIRGFEREHEYHQQLHDFAEVVERLVMAMLLVLFGGAIATGLFDALTWQGALVALALVLLVRPLAGLIGLAGYPPERNAIAFFGIRGIGSFYYLSYGINHAVFTGAETVWAVVGFAVLVSIVLHGITAAPVMTDLRQEVTTPDAAE, encoded by the coding sequence GTGGTGCTCTACGATATCGCGCTGGTGATCGTCGGCCTCGCAGTTCTCGGAACCGTCGCGCTTCCCCGGTTGCTCGACAACCGACCCGTTTCGTTTCCGATCGTCTACGTCGCGTTCGGCGTCGTCGTCTTCGCGCTCCCGCTCGGACTTCCGGCTGCGGATCCGATCGAGTACGGAACTGTTTCCGAGCGGCTGACCGAACTGGGGGTCATCGTGGCGCTGATTGGCGCGGGCCTGAAAATCGATCGGCCGCCGGGGCTCAAGCGGTGGAAGTCGACGTGGCGACTGCTGGCGATCACGATGCCGCTGACGATCGGCGCCGCGGTCGTCCTCGGCTGGTGGGCGGTCGGATTGACGATCCCCGCCGCGATGTTGCTCGGCGCCGTCATCGCGCCGACGGACCCCGTGCTCGCCGCCGACGTCCAGGTCGATCCGCCGCGAAAGGGCGAGAGCGACGAGGTCCGGTTCGCGCTCACGTCCGAGGCCGGGCTCAACGACGGGCTCGCCTTCCCGTTCACCTACGTCGCGATCGCGACGGCGACGGTCGGGGTGGCGCCCGAGAACTGGATCGTCGAGTGGGTCCTGATCGACGTCTTCTACAAGATCGGCGTCGGCGTCCTCGTCGGGTGGCTCTCCGGCCACCTCCTCGCGAAGTTCGTCTTCCAGTACCCGGCGAGCACGCAGCTGGCGCGGGCGATGGGCGGCGCCGAGGCGCTCGCGGCGACGCTCGTCTCCTACGGCATCGCCGAAATCGCCGGCGGCTACGGCTTCATCGCCGTCTTCGTCGGCGCCGTCGCCATCCGCGGCTTCGAGCGCGAACACGAGTACCACCAGCAACTCCACGACTTCGCCGAGGTCGTCGAGCGGCTCGTGATGGCGATGTTGCTGGTCCTGTTCGGCGGGGCGATCGCGACCGGCCTGTTCGACGCGCTGACGTGGCAGGGCGCGCTCGTCGCCCTCGCGCTGGTACTGCTCGTTCGGCCGCTCGCCGGCCTGATCGGTCTCGCCGGCTACCCGCCGGAGCGAAACGCGATCGCGTTCTTCGGCATTCGCGGGATCGGATCGTTCTACTACCTCTCCTACGGCATCAACCACGCCGTCTTCACCGGTGCGGAGACGGTCTGGGCCGTGGTCGGGTTCGCCGTCCTCGTCTCGATCGTCCTCCACGGAATCACCGCGGCGCCGGTGATGACCGACCTCCGGCAGGAGGTGACCACGCCCGACGCGGCGGAGTAA
- a CDS encoding universal stress protein produces the protein MTAQPLRRGPSYRLAMYDEVLVPTDGSPGAETAIDHAIHIARQNDATVNPVYVVDVSDMGDIGDDPDELRAEGREVIEPIVNAAREAGLEVNEHVLEGTPHERIVECAEAHDADLIVMGTHGKSGLSRVLLGSTAEKVVRNSSVPVLTIRNGTD, from the coding sequence GTGACGGCACAACCCCTACGGCGCGGCCCGTCCTATCGGCTGGCGATGTACGACGAGGTTCTCGTTCCGACGGACGGCAGCCCCGGTGCGGAAACTGCGATCGATCACGCCATCCACATCGCTCGACAGAACGACGCGACGGTCAATCCGGTGTACGTCGTCGACGTCTCCGACATGGGCGACATCGGCGACGATCCCGACGAACTCAGAGCCGAGGGGCGCGAGGTGATCGAGCCCATCGTGAACGCGGCGCGGGAGGCGGGTCTCGAGGTCAACGAGCACGTCCTCGAGGGCACCCCCCACGAGCGCATCGTCGAGTGCGCCGAGGCCCACGACGCGGATCTCATCGTGATGGGAACGCACGGAAAGAGCGGTCTCAGTCGCGTCCTGCTCGGAAGCACGGCCGAAAAGGTAGTCCGAAACTCGTCGGTACCCGTCCTCACGATTCGAAACGGAACCGACTGA
- a CDS encoding SIR2 family NAD-dependent protein deacylase, producing the protein MDDLETLAGAIRSADTAAALTGAGISAPSGVPTFRGDDGVWEHFDEGQFTYGRFRRDPEGFWEDRLDLQEAMFGEEYEPNAAHEALAAMERDGHLEAVLTQNTDGLHRDAAAAVRGDEPGDPNAKADGTVLELHGNARRVRCADCGRRREGDPIFERAADGELPPTCDCGGVYKPDVVLFGERLPGAVIQRAQSLARESDAFLAIGSSLVVEPAASLPRVAARNGATVGIVNLESTPCDDDADVVRREDVTEVLPELRGLLESK; encoded by the coding sequence ATGGACGACCTCGAGACCCTCGCGGGCGCGATCCGGAGCGCGGACACCGCAGCCGCCCTCACCGGGGCCGGCATCTCGGCACCGTCCGGCGTGCCGACGTTCCGGGGCGACGACGGCGTCTGGGAGCACTTCGACGAAGGGCAGTTCACCTACGGCCGGTTCCGGCGAGACCCCGAGGGATTCTGGGAGGATCGCCTCGACCTCCAGGAAGCGATGTTCGGCGAGGAGTACGAGCCGAACGCGGCCCACGAGGCGCTGGCCGCGATGGAACGGGACGGTCACCTCGAGGCGGTTCTCACCCAGAACACGGACGGCTTGCACCGGGATGCTGCAGCCGCCGTTCGGGGCGACGAACCCGGCGATCCGAACGCGAAGGCGGACGGAACCGTCCTCGAACTCCACGGCAACGCCCGCCGCGTCAGGTGTGCCGACTGCGGCCGTCGCCGCGAGGGCGACCCGATCTTCGAGCGCGCCGCCGACGGCGAGCTCCCGCCGACCTGCGACTGCGGCGGCGTCTACAAGCCGGACGTCGTCCTCTTCGGCGAACGGCTCCCCGGCGCGGTCATCCAGCGTGCGCAGTCGCTGGCCCGCGAGAGCGACGCCTTCCTCGCGATCGGCTCCTCGCTCGTCGTCGAACCCGCCGCGTCGCTCCCTCGAGTGGCGGCCAGGAACGGCGCGACGGTCGGGATCGTCAACCTCGAGTCGACGCCGTGTGACGACGACGCCGACGTCGTCCGTCGCGAAGACGTGACCGAGGTGCTCCCGGAGCTTCGGGGGCTCCTCGAGTCGAAATAG
- a CDS encoding YegP family protein, whose protein sequence is MSSISDFHRNLYRLYEHYVGEPDSRKDVYGYWLFILGYIVGSAGVFTFVVGYAVVDGSTTEDTLIRVAGVAAATGLALCLFGIGLMLPVRKRGIQASVVGLFISLAGVASYGALYPANWRERGMGMDAEVIAVYTTGIAIIAGVTALVPVVTGRKGMFVEEEGSSEDPAILTGDTAEGAQFAVFRDENGDWKWHVLHLTALAEGTDSAVTQPETREQIERVRSKISSAGLMELTTSAFRLYEDRDGSWQWTLARDDGSVVGACAREFDERDAAEKSVSFLKDRGPEADVIEIETAAFTYTEHRDRWRWRLVDDDRTPLASSESDYPSRDGAEEAARTFAERFDRARLLDIEHVGVELYEREDGWAWRLIDDGDDVVTTCTDEFDSRREAEEAVEALLSELESASITVAGEPTYEHYRSGEECRWRLVDENEHVIGRTPEGSSNRTDVELESERFSERALEADVVEIEDAEYEVYPAGETDGTNDSLPVTAARETGATGSGGDETAADDATDWHWRLVTEDRDIVAASTEAHANAEAASEAIRRVRDQASEADLIEFEEAAFQVYEADSGEWRWRLIDEDGNVLADSGEEHTSRGDAAEAMMTLKEQAPDAELLEIETAAFELFVNEHDEWGWRLIDEAGKLVAEDPATHPTRGAARQAMNRLLEHLESGVRTMERAVFQTYAAEEWHWRFVLPTGETVAIDDGSYSTRDELVESLGDVRTAADVAQGYTIGDVTVQLYDSGEWHWRLLDRDREEIADTDDSYPDQRGAQNAVRALTANVTDAPIFSIEEAAIRVDGGDDWSWELVDRDREVLAGAADPVDTREDVLSTIDDVRQLAPMAGTVDFDVASFELAATEEDRWRWRLIDEDGRTVASGSENYATRAAARDALADVRELIERASILEIDSVSFELHTAEGGWVWQLVDEYGSTMAESTRTYETRTDAREAMNDVKAHAPDGWITFTE, encoded by the coding sequence ATGTCTTCAATAAGTGACTTTCACCGAAACTTGTATCGGCTCTACGAACACTACGTCGGCGAACCGGACTCGAGAAAGGACGTGTACGGCTACTGGCTGTTCATTCTCGGCTACATCGTCGGCTCCGCCGGCGTCTTTACGTTCGTCGTCGGATACGCGGTCGTAGACGGCTCGACGACGGAAGACACGCTAATCAGGGTCGCCGGCGTCGCCGCGGCGACGGGACTCGCGCTCTGTCTGTTCGGCATCGGATTGATGCTTCCGGTACGAAAGCGAGGGATCCAGGCCAGCGTCGTCGGCCTGTTCATCTCGCTCGCGGGCGTCGCATCGTACGGCGCGCTGTACCCGGCGAACTGGCGGGAGCGCGGGATGGGAATGGACGCCGAAGTGATCGCCGTCTACACGACCGGGATCGCGATCATCGCGGGCGTAACCGCGCTCGTTCCGGTGGTGACCGGGCGGAAGGGTATGTTCGTCGAAGAGGAAGGCTCGTCCGAGGACCCCGCTATCCTGACCGGAGATACCGCGGAAGGCGCCCAGTTCGCCGTCTTCCGCGACGAAAACGGCGACTGGAAGTGGCACGTCCTTCACCTCACGGCGCTCGCGGAGGGTACTGACAGCGCCGTAACACAACCGGAGACGAGGGAACAAATCGAGCGCGTCCGGTCCAAGATCAGCTCCGCGGGCCTGATGGAGCTGACGACGTCGGCGTTCCGGCTCTACGAGGACCGCGACGGAAGCTGGCAGTGGACGCTGGCGCGGGACGACGGCAGCGTCGTCGGCGCCTGCGCTCGGGAGTTCGACGAGCGCGACGCGGCCGAGAAATCCGTGAGCTTCCTGAAGGATCGGGGTCCGGAAGCCGACGTCATCGAGATCGAAACGGCCGCGTTCACGTACACGGAGCACCGCGATCGGTGGCGGTGGCGACTGGTCGACGACGATCGGACCCCGCTCGCCTCGAGCGAGTCCGACTACCCGAGTCGGGACGGCGCCGAGGAGGCCGCCCGGACGTTCGCCGAGCGGTTCGATCGGGCGCGATTACTCGACATCGAACACGTCGGCGTCGAACTGTACGAACGCGAGGACGGCTGGGCGTGGCGGCTCATCGACGACGGAGACGACGTCGTCACCACTTGTACGGACGAGTTCGACTCCCGTCGCGAGGCCGAGGAAGCGGTCGAAGCGCTGCTCTCGGAACTCGAGTCGGCCTCGATCACCGTCGCCGGCGAGCCGACCTACGAACACTACCGGTCGGGCGAGGAGTGTCGCTGGCGGCTCGTCGACGAGAACGAACACGTCATCGGCCGAACGCCCGAGGGAAGCTCGAATCGGACCGACGTCGAACTGGAGAGCGAACGGTTCAGCGAGCGCGCTCTTGAGGCGGACGTCGTCGAGATCGAGGACGCGGAGTACGAGGTCTATCCGGCCGGCGAGACCGACGGGACGAACGATAGCCTCCCCGTGACAGCCGCGCGGGAGACGGGAGCGACGGGGAGCGGCGGCGACGAGACCGCCGCGGACGACGCGACCGACTGGCACTGGCGACTCGTCACCGAGGATCGGGACATCGTCGCCGCGAGCACGGAAGCGCACGCCAACGCGGAGGCGGCGTCGGAAGCGATCCGGCGAGTTCGCGACCAGGCGAGCGAGGCCGACCTCATCGAGTTCGAGGAGGCCGCGTTCCAGGTTTACGAGGCCGACTCCGGCGAGTGGCGCTGGCGGCTGATCGACGAGGACGGGAACGTGCTCGCCGACAGCGGCGAGGAACACACCTCCCGCGGCGACGCGGCGGAAGCGATGATGACGCTGAAAGAGCAGGCGCCCGACGCCGAACTGCTCGAGATCGAGACGGCGGCGTTCGAACTGTTCGTCAACGAGCACGACGAGTGGGGCTGGCGGCTGATCGACGAGGCCGGCAAACTCGTCGCCGAGGACCCGGCGACCCACCCGACTCGCGGCGCCGCGCGCCAGGCGATGAACCGGCTGCTCGAGCACCTGGAGTCCGGCGTTCGTACGATGGAGCGAGCGGTCTTCCAGACGTACGCGGCCGAGGAGTGGCACTGGCGGTTCGTGCTTCCGACGGGCGAAACCGTCGCGATCGACGACGGCTCCTACTCCACCCGGGACGAACTCGTCGAGAGCCTCGGGGACGTTCGCACGGCAGCGGACGTCGCTCAAGGCTACACGATCGGCGACGTCACGGTGCAGCTCTACGACAGCGGCGAGTGGCACTGGCGACTGCTCGATCGCGACCGCGAGGAAATCGCCGATACCGACGACTCGTATCCCGACCAACGGGGTGCACAGAACGCCGTCCGGGCGCTCACGGCGAACGTCACGGACGCGCCGATCTTCTCGATCGAGGAGGCTGCGATCCGCGTCGACGGCGGCGACGACTGGAGCTGGGAACTCGTCGACCGCGACCGCGAGGTGCTGGCCGGTGCGGCCGACCCCGTCGATACGAGAGAGGACGTTCTCTCGACGATCGACGACGTGCGCCAGCTCGCACCGATGGCCGGTACGGTCGACTTCGACGTCGCGTCGTTCGAACTCGCAGCGACCGAGGAGGACCGCTGGCGCTGGCGGCTGATCGACGAGGACGGCCGGACCGTCGCGAGCGGGTCGGAGAACTACGCCACGCGCGCGGCGGCTCGCGACGCGCTCGCGGACGTCCGCGAACTGATCGAGCGAGCGAGCATCCTCGAGATCGACAGCGTCTCCTTCGAGTTACACACCGCCGAGGGCGGCTGGGTCTGGCAGCTGGTCGACGAGTACGGTTCGACGATGGCCGAGAGCACCCGGACGTACGAGACTCGCACCGACGCCCGCGAGGCGATGAACGACGTGAAAGCGCACGCGCCCGACGGCTGGATCACGTTCACCGAGTAA
- a CDS encoding class I SAM-dependent methyltransferase has product MDPSEYFDRFAAFYDAAYDRQGGVVEEDAPFYLDLAREADGPVLEVGCGTGRVYLELLRAGIDADGIDVSTGMLEVLRENAAAEGLDPSVREADVTSFRPDREYALVIVPFRAFLHLTTVADQLAALERIHDALAPGGRLALNVFTPNFEVICEGYGEWEETTVEVDGETHTYRTMTELVDEVEQLARIRSVVLASDGERIFERDAPIALVSRREFELLFRQSSFSSWTVYGGFEYDPLEDSSQEMVWIADR; this is encoded by the coding sequence ATGGATCCGTCCGAGTACTTCGACCGGTTCGCGGCGTTCTACGACGCCGCCTACGATCGACAGGGCGGCGTGGTCGAGGAGGACGCGCCGTTCTACCTCGACCTCGCCCGCGAGGCCGACGGTCCCGTCCTCGAGGTCGGCTGCGGCACCGGCCGCGTCTACCTGGAACTGCTCCGCGCCGGTATCGACGCCGACGGCATCGACGTCTCGACCGGCATGCTCGAGGTACTCCGCGAGAACGCGGCCGCGGAGGGACTCGATCCGAGCGTTCGGGAAGCCGACGTCACCTCGTTCCGGCCGGATCGGGAGTACGCCCTCGTGATCGTCCCGTTCCGCGCGTTTCTTCACCTGACGACGGTCGCGGATCAGCTGGCGGCGCTCGAGCGAATCCACGACGCGCTCGCGCCCGGCGGTCGGCTCGCGCTCAACGTCTTCACGCCGAACTTCGAGGTGATCTGCGAGGGCTACGGCGAGTGGGAGGAGACGACGGTCGAGGTCGACGGCGAGACGCACACGTACCGGACGATGACGGAACTGGTCGACGAGGTCGAGCAACTGGCCCGCATTCGATCGGTGGTGCTCGCGAGCGACGGCGAGCGGATCTTCGAGCGCGACGCGCCGATCGCGCTCGTCTCGAGGCGCGAGTTCGAACTGCTCTTCCGGCAGTCGTCGTTCTCGTCGTGGACGGTTTACGGCGGCTTCGAGTACGACCCGCTCGAGGACTCGAGCCAGGAGATGGTCTGGATCGCGGATCGGTAG
- a CDS encoding HalOD1 output domain-containing protein: MNSQPSNDEPLSVRVAREIADHEGVDPTELSPPLYHSLDPTALNSLFEPTAGGGPRAGRVTFTYDRKRIAVDSDGDVTVEPKRRP; this comes from the coding sequence ATGAACTCCCAGCCCTCCAACGACGAACCGTTGTCGGTCAGGGTCGCTCGCGAGATCGCGGATCACGAGGGGGTCGATCCGACGGAACTGTCGCCGCCGCTGTACCACAGCCTCGATCCCACGGCGTTGAATTCGCTTTTCGAACCGACCGCCGGTGGCGGGCCTCGTGCCGGTCGCGTGACCTTTACCTACGACAGGAAACGGATCGCCGTCGATAGCGACGGCGACGTAACGGTCGAGCCGAAACGGAGGCCCTGA